Part of the Herpetosiphonaceae bacterium genome is shown below.
CCGCATATTTCGGGCGTGGTGGCGCTGATGTTAGAGGCGAATCCAGCGCTGACGCCGGATGCGATCAAGAATATTCTGGTCCAGACGGCGACGCCGATGTCGGGCTATCAGCAGTTCGAGGTCGGCGCGGGCTATGTCAATGCCTATGCCGCCGTCAGTCGGGCCAAGGCTCCGTAGCACATCACAGCTACCGGAAGTCAGTCGGGCCACGATCGAAAGAGATCGATCGTGGCCTTTGATTTGTTGCCCTACCCCCGGCCTGGCGGCCCTTTGTTCCCTTGTTCCTTCGCCTGGCACCCGCTTTGTTCTTTCATGTACAGGAAGCATTCCGGGCCTGCGGCAGAGCAGCACACCGTCTTTTTTGGGTCGGGTTTGGCGTTGCACGTGCGAAACCAGACCCATGAACCGGGTCGGACCATGCTACCGCAGGTAAGAGGGTCCCTGGTGAATCAGCGACCGCGTACGTCCTGTCATTTAGGGCAACGGCTCATCACGTACGAAGCTCACGCCGTAGTCACGGGGAAAGATCTTGATCAGCTCCTCTTTTGTGGTTTGTCGGGGATCGTACGTGATGATAACCTGATCGTCGTAGGCTTCGGCGCGCAGCTCACGCACGGCGGGCTTGTTTTGCAATCGGTTGCGCACTTTGGCTGCGCACGGCGGGCAGTTCATCTTCTCGATAATCAGCGTCAGCCGATGCAGGACCGGCGGCGCTGGCCGTACCGGCGCAACGACCATGTGTGACAGCGCGGCGTCCCGATCTTCCTTCTGGGCGGCGAGCATCGGCAGCAGCCAGCCAAGAAGCCCGTAGGATACCGCGAACGTCGCAGCCATGATCAGCGGTTGTCGCCAGCGTGCAACCGAGCACAGCCCGTCGGCCTGCCCTCGCCAGAGCACACGGACGATTCCGCCAAGCAGCACCGCCGCGCCGACAGCAAACGTCCAGCTCCGGTCGAATTGCAGGCTGAACAGCAGCGACGAAGATCCCAGGCCAAGCAAGACCGCCGTACTTGGCCCAAGGCAGCAGAAGCTTCCGACGAAGCCCCCTAACACGCCCCACAGACTCAGCGCTCTGGCGCGCGGCTTTGCTACGGACGCACTATTCATCGTGATGTCCTCACGCAGGTTTTTGTCTTTCGTATCGAGTATAGCACCGCGTGCCCGGAAAGTCACCGCTGCCTAAGCTTTTATTTCGCCCGTATACGATCCATTGACACCATCACCAGTGGTGTGTTAGAATTGCGGTACACCACTTGCTGTGGTTAATAGTTAAATCGCTGGATTGCCTGCAACTGCCTCACGTACCAGTGGTTTGCTGTCCGTCGCGAATTCGGTTCAAATACTGATCGTAGGGAGAGTTGGCTCATGCACAGTCGGTTTCACCGCTCATCGGCTGTGGTCACGATGCTGCTGATCGTGGCCTTGCTTATCGGCGCGTTGCCCTTGGCAACGTTCGCGTCCACCCCCTCTGCCGGAG
Proteins encoded:
- a CDS encoding heavy-metal-associated domain-containing protein yields the protein MNSASVAKPRARALSLWGVLGGFVGSFCCLGPSTAVLLGLGSSSLLFSLQFDRSWTFAVGAAVLLGGIVRVLWRGQADGLCSVARWRQPLIMAATFAVSYGLLGWLLPMLAAQKEDRDAALSHMVVAPVRPAPPVLHRLTLIIEKMNCPPCAAKVRNRLQNKPAVRELRAEAYDDQVIITYDPRQTTKEELIKIFPRDYGVSFVRDEPLP